The Kryptolebias marmoratus isolate JLee-2015 linkage group LG1, ASM164957v2, whole genome shotgun sequence sequence CAGCGTGATGGGTATGATGGGTGTGAGGGTGGTCCCACGAAGGAAGAGGGGAAACACCTTGTGACCCTCTTCGTTGCTGACCAGGCGGCTGGAAGTGAGCAAACCTGAAGGCTGGACGAGCAGAAATAACCGGTGGGCAGCTGCACTCGTTGCTGGCTCACTTTGAACATCCTGATCGCCTGTTTACATCTGATTTGGTTCTCAGAAAGAAAACGCGTAAGCTTTAACTGGCACAAGTGACCTGGAACGTCCCTATAAATAGCCCCCTCAGTGTAAACAATTTGGCGTCAGGTTGGAATAAAGTGGTGAATAGACACCCGGTCAGTGTCCGTCAGTGGGATGTCCTCTGAAATGATGGAAACCCAGCCAAGCGTTTGAGTGTTTATTTCTTGGCCAATGTGCTCTTCGGGAAGGTAGATAAGAAGCAAATAAACAGAGGAGATTTCGTCTCTTGTGGCAGCAGTAATTGTTGGCCTGAAAGCGTGGCAGCAGATTGCCTCTGGCCGGGCCATGTTTGGGTTACGATACAGACGTCAAACCGAATGCCTCGCAGACACAGACAGCCTGACTTCAGCTGAAGATAAACTTTCTGTTCCACTTGAACCATCCAAGGAAAACTGTGCTGGCTCAGCTCGCTGACACTGGAACAGGAAATGAGTGTTAACAAGCTCTTTGGGCATTGATTACTCAACTAGTTTCACACGaactattgaaaaaaaaaaaaaaagcaagcatCGTTATCTGATGCTGCAAAACTTCCTCCTAATTTCTTCATGCATCCCCGATTTAAAATCTCAAAACAACATACATGCGTTTGCAGTAATCAAAAATGAATCAGGAagcacaataaaatgttgatgAAACTCTCCCCAGGTGTGTTGCTCGTTAGCCGAATAGTGCTTAGAgcgacaaaataaaacaataggCTGGCCTTTGTAAAGGCACACATTACTTATGATTGGGTGGAGGTCTCCGTTCGCTTCAGTGCCGGATCAGCAGATGTGTGGAACAGATAGCCGTTTATGACCTCCAGCTCAAAGATTCAATATCCTATTTCACACAATGAGATTGTTTTGTgtagtcttttgtttttcagttcaactttgtttttgttttcaggcttaACTCATCTGCGTGCAGATAATCGCGAGAGCGTCGCGCCCAGTCGTGATCTGCCGAGCAGCACGGCCGACTAGCAAACCCTCTGCAGGAGCCTCGTCCACCTCAGAGTGGCACTGCCTCACGATGTCTGACACTCCTGAGAAGGCCTTTAGTGAAAAGCTGGGGCTCACAGTTAGCTGCATGACTTCATGGAAAGGCAACTTGTGTCCATTATGagttatttctgtcttttattgcACGTGTAATGCTTTCACAAGAGAGCAAGACTTGCAGATCAATCTTGAAGTGACACTATGCTGGGCCCCCGGTGCCTCAGAGTGATTTGTGGGTCTTCTGCTGGCCACAAATCGAGGAAGGAGGGAGCAACTTTTACACTTCAAACAAAGCTGAGGTCCCAAATGACACCTTCAGTCGCTTATCTCCCCCAGACTGGAGTTAGCATGTGTCCACGGCAGATGTCCCCCGAGTCTCCCGTCGCTGACTCCGGTCGGCTCTGTGAAGCATAAATATCACACGCCTCGCTTGCTTCAGATGTTGCAGGGCCCACGGCGGCATCGAGTTTGCGACCGAATTGCTGCATTTTGTCCCAGTGTGAACACGGCGATGGTGGGAGTGAAGCGGTCACGTCGCAGCAGCAGGGTCATTTCAGCAGTAGATCAAAAGCAGCCACAGCTGTGCAAAGGACACATGTGTGGTCTAATCCCAAAAAGCCCGAGACTCGCCGCAGCTATATGTCTGTTGGCTGGGGTCACCGAGGCAATAGGTGTGGGAAAGGAAATATCACGCAAAAGTAAAACGCGTAGCTGGTTCCCACATATTTCATTTGGAAAGAGATGACGGAGTCGCTCGTAGGTGATAATTCTCTTCTCACCTCAGGATCTGCAGCGGGGCTTTATCTTGGCACCTTTAAAAGCTGCGATTACCCAGTGAGGAGGGTCTCTGAAGAGGATGGTCTGATCTGACCATCTGTTTCTTATCTActtgctgttattttgttttaatttgcgAATGTATTTGTATAAAGGATATATCAGGGCTTGTGAGCAGCAGGCGTTCTaatggggtgggggggactgcagagctgagctgcaggtgtgtgtgtgtgtgtggtttgccACAAGCTGAGGATCCAGTAAAGGCAGAAGACTCGTAATACATTTGAATCATTTTGCCAAGGAGGACATTTCTTATCTCACTGTATATCTTGTCCGCCACTCTCGCttaaatcaataaagtttttgctACACAATGAAAATGATTAAAGATGTGCAATGCTCAGTATTTCttacagcagtttaaaaaaacaaaacaaacccaagacGAAGTGTTTGCCGAGTTCAGCTCCAGCTCTGAACGCTCCATGCATCACCAGTCCCTGGCTGCACACTGGTAACCCGAAAGAAGCTCAGTCTTTCATCGAACACATTTCTCCGAACTGCGTGTTTACAGCAATAATAATCCTCTCTGCCAATTTATGGAATAGCTCCCTGTTATCATCACTTGGAGGCCTGTTTTACACAGATTATCCAGCCTAAATGAGCTGTGAATACGCAGCACTGCTCAGACTTGTCTTCTCTTCTTCCTTATGACGGGTTAGGAGGCTGAACGCAGTTTAGCCAACAAACAACATCCTGTTGGTGGCTAATGAATTTGGAAAGCACCCAGTTTTGatgtaattttatttgtaaatgtttgcttttgtgttgtttttaatttattgctgCCCTATTTCTACACTAAGCTGGGTGCTTCTTTACCAACAGGTTTagtgaaaagaaacagaaatcaaGGCGGAGTCGATGTGAAGTTTCCTCTTGCTTTTGTTTCAGATCTTAGTGTTTGCTTGTCCTTTTAGTGTGCAAATGAATCCACAGACATGAGAATTGAATTCACACACCTCCCTCGCGTCGCTGTTAGGGATATTTAatctaatctttaaaaacaaaaagaagctaTATTTAATTAGCTCCTATCTCAAGGATGCTCCATTATTTTCCAGCGTTTGAAGATTcagacatttaaagtaaaaggttGAGACGGCGGTtgttggtaaaaagaaaaagaaaagaaaaagaaacaacaaaatgtgttgCCCTTTTATCAGCTTTTTAACATCACTGATTGTGATGGAAAGCAAGACTGTGGAAATGTCCAGACCTGTTCCAGGACCAGAGTTCCCTTTTCTAATAAAATTAGACTGCaaataaaatggttttttttattattattattaaaaaaagctttagcAGCTGACATCATATGTTTTAATAGAAGTTAGGTGTGGAAAAAAGTCCTTCCTTTTCCAAACTCAAGCTCTTGCCATGATGtagattttacacaaaaacgTCATAGGActttcttgttttgtcatttcacTGGGTTTAACTGCATTTTACAAGGCATAATTGCTCTTTGAAGGCCACAGTGTCGTGCAGTATTTTCCCACGGTAACGTGCTAACAGCTGAACTATAgcttaaaatctgaaaatgtgatCCAACGTGCTAATTGACGCACCTGTTTTTGTCGTTGTTGTGGTTTATGTATGTGTGACTGGGTAATGTGTGGACAGTTTTGTAAAACTCAGCtaatttttgttcatatttttgaaattattaGAACAAAGTGTCCCGTCAGTAACTCcactcttgtaaaaaaaaaagaaaaaaaaaaaaaaaacctccactcTTGTGTTTTAGNNNNNNNNNNNNNNNNNNNNNNNNNNNNNNNNNNNNNNNNNNNNNNNNNNNNNNNNNNNNNNNNNNNNNNNNNNNNNNNNNNNNNNNNNNNNNNNNNNNNNNNNNNNNNNNNNNNNNNNNNNNNNNNNNNNNNNNNNNNNNNNNNNNNNNNNNNNNNNNNNNNNggggggggggggacagctGTTCTTTGGCAACTTTACTCATCAGGTAACTTTGTAATTTGATTAGTGTAATAAAGTGGTAAACTAGATTACAATTAATTGCTgatttcgtttttttttttaaaaaagcaacaataggTCTGTCTACATCTGCACCAGGGCTCCTCGGCCTGCAGGCAGAGGGATGGGCCCCGCCAGAAGaggtgacagaggaggaggagagctgaTAGATGTTTTACTGTGgggggaaggagaggagggggtcGTCCTGGGAGGGAACCAGGGGTGTAGAGGGCCGAGTTTAAAAAGGCAGGGCGCAGCAGCAGTCTCTCACTCTTTTTGTCCAGCGGCAGCAGAGCTCCCCGCTCCTCTGATTCAGTGGGTTTAGTTTTGCTCTGATTCTCTCCTGGGGACCGTAGAGGACTCTTATCTCTGTGAaggacattttttgctgttgttgttttgggcaTTGCATCATGGAGACCACTGGGGAATATGCAGACAGTTATGAGTATTATGATGATAACGAGACCGCCTGTGACTTCTCAGAGTGGGAGCCTTCTTACTCCCTCATCCCGGTGCTCTACATGCTCATTTTCATCCTGGGCCTGTCTGGGAACGGCGTGGTCATCTTCACGGTGTGGCGATCCAAATCCAAACGTCGGGCTGCAGATGTCTATATCGGGAACCTGGCTTTGGCTGACCTCACCTTCGTTGTAACCCTACCTCTCTGGGCTGTGTACACGGCTCTGGGCTACCACTGGCCGTTCGGTGTAGCTCTGTGCAAGATCAGCAGCTACGTTGTTCTGGTCAACATGTACGCCAGTGTCTTCTGCCTCACCTGTCTGAGTTTCGACCGCTACCTGGCCATTGTGCACTCCCTGTCCAGCAGCAGGCTGCGTTCACGAGGCACCATGCTGGCATCCCTTGGTGCCATTTGGCTCCTGTCCTGCCTCCTGGCTGTGCCCACGCTGCTCTTCCGCACCACGATGaatgaccaaaacagcaaccgGACCACCTGTGCCATGGACTTCAGCCTGGTGACCATGAACCAGAGGCACGAGTCCCTGTGGATCGCAGGACTCAGTCTGTCCTCCTCCGCCTTGGGTTTTCTCCTGCCTTTCCTGGCTATGACCATCTTCTACTGCTTCATCGGCTGCACCGTCACCCGTCACTTCAACAACCTGCGCAAGGAGGACCAGAAGAAAAAGCGCCTGCTGAAGATCATCACCACGCTGGTGGTGGTGTTCGCCATCTGCTGGACTCCCTTCCACGTGCTGAAGAGCATGGACGCCCTCTCCTACCTGAACCTCGCGCCGAGTTCCTGCGGCTTCCTGCGCTTCCTGCTGCTGGCTCACCCCTATGCCACCTGCTTGGCCTACATCAACAGCTGCCTCAACCCGTTCCTGTATGCCTTCTTCGACCTGCGCTTTCGCTCCCAGTGCTTGTGCCTGCTCAACCTGAAGAAGGCCATGCACGGCCACATGAGCTCCATGTCGTCCACTCTCAGCGCCCAGACTCAGAAGTCAGAGGTTCAGTCTCTGGCCACCAAGGTTTAGACGGTCACAGGAGACACGCGGCTGCAGGACAGTCCCGGCCCTAACCACTGGAACACTtgtaaaaacacagactttATGTGTCAGTTGTGTGAAGCCGGTCAGATGAGAGGGCGAACTCTGAACTGTCGCTGCCGTCAGTCATTAATGTCATTGTGTGTCCCTCCTGTTCTGCGGCGGCGAGACATCGACGCTCTGTCTGTTGCGAGGACTTGGGAAGCTGGAGCCAGCTGGCTGAGCTCTTTAGCTGCTTTGGTCTTCAAATTCTCAGAGGAAAATAAGAAAGAGTCTATATTTTTTGTcgctgttggtttttttttgttgttgttgtttttctctccacaagactttattttttcctttcgtTTCAATCGTAAAAGTTTGTGTTGAGTGAGTTATGAATTGTGAACTgatgtgcataaaaaaaaaaaacgtttttacaCTGGATGAAATGTACAGCGCTACACTATTTTCATaccatttctgttttgtttttataagcaCTTGTTACGAACGAGTGAGCAGGGATTTCAAACAGAGCAGTGTCCTCTTTAAAGCCTGATGTTTGTGAAGTTTGGGCTGCAGGAGGGAGGTGAACGAGGAGGAAAGGTGTCACAGCCTAATTATATAGTTTGTGGAGAAGAGACGGGGAGGGTTTGGGGGCGAGGGGGCAGATGGCAGAagacaaatgttgttttggaaCGGGAgcagggtggggtggggtggatGGGTTTTGATGTGGCTGTGGTTctaaaaaagggacaaaacgAGCCTTTCAAAATGTTTCCGACTGATgtatatcttttatttttttgacaccaCTGTAACTAACTACTGTATTAAAGATGTGTGCCATAAACAGATTCCTGTCTGCGTGGTAAAGTGAGTACGTGTGATTTCTGATGGTTTTAAAAGTGTCGTTTTAGAGACTGGGAGGACAAAATTCACATTTCCAAATCTAAATATTGAGCCTGGAGTTTCACATCGGTTTCGTGACTCCAGCCTGTTATTTCAGTGTCGAGTATCTCGACCGGGTCAGAGCTTTGTTATGAATTAGCCTCACATTGGGTTTACACCTACAGACTAACGGTTCTCTAATCTCTATTGATTCACAGCCGGCATCCAGACTGTAACTGGATTACGCAAAGTGCCAATCCTGAAAATTGTGTATTCCACATTTGGTtttgactttcatccctcgATGTGGGCTGATTGTCATGAAAGTTTCCTAGGTTTGAAAACACTgtattcatttaaatcaaggcaAAGAAGGAGTGTTTTCAGTTACAGAGGCAATTAAAGCACCTAAAGGTTGCGTAAAGCTGGTATTTACTGTCACCGGCATTGAATCAGTACCATCTAACCCACATGTTTACAGAATAATTGGCTCATTACAGTCCTTTGATTTGACAGCAGTGAGTTCTGTTGGACATAATCACCATTTAAGGGATGGTGGTGGCGGTGGCAGGGGGAAGTGGGGCTCTAATCCTGGCAGAAGATGAGGTCGGCAAACAAGTTGAGATTTGTCCCTGCTAAGTTAGGGCGGTTGTTGGGGTGCAGGGAAAAGGGTCtggggagaaaagaaagaggagagggTGGGGGGGCTACAGATGCCTCAACGAACCgatttgttttcttgcagaggagaaaagaagagaaaccgTGACTGAGGTGAGGAAGGTAGGAAAAGAGCGAGGCTACGCGAGGCCACGTCACACACATGTGAAGAGgcgaaattttaaaaaaaaaagtttttcggGACAGATCACATTCCTCTCCGTCCTGGAGACGTGGAGCAACATTCAAACCTACGATAAATCACAGAGGGTTATTGTGATGAATGtgagagctgcagaaacagacactGGATTATTTAGACACACACCTGGTCTGCTGGATGCCATTTAGCAGAAGTTACACAGCAAGTGGAAACTAATGTGTGAAGTTCAgaacttttatttatcagacACATGAGGATTCAAACTAGAGGCTTTTACTTCATATTtatcatcacctgctgctgaagatgAAGCAGGGATGgtgtttttgtctattttgtctgtctgttagcaaaatatctcatgaacctgtggaaggattttaatgaaaatcttagaaagtaattattagatgtacgtctacaaccgaTCAACTATTGGAGTTGAtaacattcaagatggccggtACAGCTAAGCAAACCTAGCAAATTCAAAAATCGCTATAatcttacaaatattgagctaaaacttggtgtggtagtagttgaaagtcacccccaacacatagtcTAAGCACTAGCATATCAAGCAAGATCTGCTCTTTAACCTTTGCCAtgaattgttggagtcaactctgtgtgtttgtcagcaaaatatctcacaaaccataagaagaaatttaatgaaactctcagaaaacaatgTCTGTACccccacagctgattaacatttggagtcaaccctatttaaGATGGCTCTCACAGTTAATTGACAATAGTCAACgcaaaaaatggctctaactcagtcagttttacagatataggacaaatttttttaattttgtgtggtagtagctgatagttcTCCTCATGATGTTCTCTGAGTGCTCAGACATTTCACAAATCCTCACAATATTGCACGAGATCGCGGCTAAGGTCATTGATCAAAGCAgctgtaactctgtcccttctcagaGTAACATGCTTTCaggttaaaactctggcgtgaaaggcggcaggtgatatgcgTTCAttccaggaatgctaggcctttaatcattAAAATGCAGATATGCGTCTAATAGAAAGAGCGTAAACAGCGAGGAGTCAGTCATGCGTGCTTATCTGGTCAGacatgttgttgtt is a genomic window containing:
- the aplnra gene encoding apelin receptor A, with the protein product METTGEYADSYEYYDDNETACDFSEWEPSYSLIPVLYMLIFILGLSGNGVVIFTVWRSKSKRRAADVYIGNLALADLTFVVTLPLWAVYTALGYHWPFGVALCKISSYVVLVNMYASVFCLTCLSFDRYLAIVHSLSSSRLRSRGTMLASLGAIWLLSCLLAVPTLLFRTTMNDQNSNRTTCAMDFSLVTMNQRHESLWIAGLSLSSSALGFLLPFLAMTIFYCFIGCTVTRHFNNLRKEDQKKKRLLKIITTLVVVFAICWTPFHVLKSMDALSYLNLAPSSCGFLRFLLLAHPYATCLAYINSCLNPFLYAFFDLRFRSQCLCLLNLKKAMHGHMSSMSSTLSAQTQKSEVQSLATKV